A genomic stretch from Synechococcus sp. MU1643 includes:
- a CDS encoding YlxR family protein, whose protein sequence is MSDRPVLRRCVACRQLLDRRQLWRVIRDYQDGVLLDEGMGRSAYLCREENCLEEATRRKRLHKALRCQVPETVLAVLKQRLNQSVGESAEAD, encoded by the coding sequence GTGAGTGACCGTCCCGTCCTGCGTCGCTGCGTGGCCTGCCGCCAACTCTTGGATCGCCGCCAACTGTGGAGGGTGATCCGCGACTATCAGGACGGAGTTCTCCTCGATGAGGGGATGGGCCGTTCGGCCTATCTCTGCCGCGAGGAGAACTGCCTTGAGGAGGCGACCCGTCGCAAACGTCTGCATAAAGCCCTGCGTTGTCAGGTGCCCGAAACAGTGCTTGCGGTGTTGAAACAGCGGCTTAACCAAAGCGTTGGTGAATCCGCTGAGGCAGACTGA
- the infB gene encoding translation initiation factor IF-2 yields MTSSGKVRIYELSKDLGLENKDVLDAAEKLSIAAKSHSSSISDAEAGKIRSLLGKGRNGATSAAAAPAKPAQGKAILSVQKAAPAAPSKPTPAVSKPVAKPQVAAKPQAAPKPPAAATPKPVISKPAPAPAKSSAAPARPAAPQKPPAVPARPTAAKPLPRPAAAKPQVISKPAAGKPELVSKPKAAAKPTAPTPRPTQARPAPRPAVAGSPARPTPGQGQGQPKPQIIRAGAPSRPGNPTRAGAPAKPGAPSRPTPRPELVGKPVPRRPAGTGVPQRQGGPSRPGAPTRQGGRPGMPPRGGNTLELVGKPIRRDGSGRPGAPTRPGAPGRPGMPAGMRKPVAPGELMQLQKPVGRPAAPAPRRPDAPTKAGAGAGTATPPVARPNAPSAPRRPSFRPGGPGGQRRPGRPDWDDSARLDALRSRSPQKQRQKVHIIGENDDSLAAQTGGFAGEQENMVLSASLARPAKPKSQKRTAPKPVAAMRKRKKETARQRQRRRAMELRAAREAKQVRPEMIVVPEDNLTVQELADMLSVESSEIIKSLFFKGIIATVTQTLDMPTIEAVADEFGVPVLQDDVEEAAKKTVEMIEEADKAHLIRRPPVVTVMGHVDHGKTSLLDAIRQARVAAGEAGGITQHIGAYQVEIEHNNEQRKLTFLDTPGHEAFTAMRARGTKVTDVAVLVVAADDGVRPQTLEAISHARAAEVPIVVAINKIDKEGSSPERVKQELSEQNLLAEDWGGDVVMVPVSAIKGENIDKLLEMLLLVTEVEDLQANPDRLARGTVIEAHLDKAKGPVATLLVQNGTLKTGDVVAAGPVLGKVRAMVDDNRQRLKEAGPSFAVEALGFSEVPTAGDEFEVYPDEKSARAVVGDRASDARATRLAQQMASRRVSLTAMSGQANDGELKELNLILKADVQGSVEAILGSLEQLPKDEVQVRVLLSAPGEITETDVDLAAASGAVIVGFNTSMASGAKKAADATGVDVRDYDVIYKLLEDIQMAMEGLLEPELVEEALGEAEVRAVFTIGKSAVAGCYVTTGKLHRNCRVRVHRGKQVVYEGDLDSLRRNKDDVKEVATGFECGVGTDRFANWEEGDRIEAFKMVTQRRKLTT; encoded by the coding sequence ATGACCAGCAGCGGCAAAGTCAGAATTTACGAGCTGTCCAAGGACCTCGGCCTTGAGAACAAAGACGTGCTGGATGCGGCTGAAAAGCTCTCGATTGCTGCGAAGAGCCACAGCAGCTCGATCAGTGACGCTGAAGCAGGAAAAATCCGTTCTCTGCTTGGGAAAGGCCGGAATGGTGCGACGTCCGCTGCCGCGGCCCCTGCAAAACCCGCACAAGGGAAGGCCATCCTCTCAGTGCAAAAAGCAGCTCCTGCCGCCCCGAGCAAACCCACCCCAGCGGTGAGCAAACCGGTCGCCAAGCCCCAAGTGGCGGCCAAACCACAAGCGGCCCCGAAACCTCCCGCAGCGGCCACGCCCAAACCGGTGATCAGCAAGCCGGCCCCTGCCCCGGCGAAATCGTCGGCAGCTCCTGCCCGGCCCGCCGCGCCTCAGAAACCACCTGCAGTCCCGGCGCGACCGACGGCGGCAAAGCCCTTGCCAAGGCCTGCCGCAGCCAAGCCGCAGGTCATCAGCAAGCCAGCTGCGGGAAAACCGGAACTGGTGAGCAAGCCCAAGGCTGCTGCCAAACCCACGGCACCCACGCCGCGGCCTACACAAGCTCGCCCGGCGCCGCGTCCCGCTGTGGCTGGAAGTCCAGCACGGCCCACCCCTGGCCAGGGTCAAGGTCAGCCCAAGCCGCAAATCATCCGCGCTGGCGCCCCATCTCGGCCCGGCAATCCAACCCGTGCCGGCGCTCCTGCAAAACCCGGAGCACCTTCACGACCAACCCCCAGGCCTGAACTAGTGGGCAAACCTGTGCCCCGCCGTCCTGCTGGCACAGGCGTGCCTCAACGCCAGGGGGGTCCAAGCCGTCCAGGAGCCCCCACCAGACAGGGGGGTCGCCCAGGGATGCCTCCCCGCGGCGGCAACACCCTGGAACTGGTCGGCAAGCCGATTCGTCGCGACGGCAGCGGTCGTCCTGGAGCGCCCACCCGTCCGGGAGCTCCTGGACGTCCCGGCATGCCCGCTGGAATGCGCAAACCGGTGGCTCCCGGTGAGCTCATGCAGCTGCAGAAGCCTGTCGGCAGGCCGGCGGCACCGGCACCCCGCCGTCCCGATGCGCCCACCAAAGCCGGTGCTGGAGCAGGAACGGCCACCCCGCCTGTAGCGCGTCCGAATGCTCCCTCGGCACCCCGCCGTCCCAGCTTCCGTCCCGGCGGGCCTGGAGGACAGCGGCGCCCTGGTCGGCCCGACTGGGATGACAGCGCCCGGCTCGATGCTCTGCGCAGCCGCTCGCCGCAGAAGCAGCGCCAGAAGGTGCACATCATCGGCGAGAACGATGATTCCCTGGCGGCACAGACCGGCGGCTTCGCCGGCGAACAGGAGAACATGGTTCTGTCGGCGAGCCTGGCTCGTCCCGCCAAGCCCAAATCGCAGAAGCGCACCGCACCAAAACCGGTGGCGGCGATGCGTAAGCGCAAGAAGGAAACCGCCCGTCAGCGTCAGCGCCGGCGTGCCATGGAACTGCGGGCAGCACGGGAAGCCAAGCAGGTGCGGCCCGAAATGATCGTGGTGCCGGAGGACAACCTCACGGTGCAGGAACTGGCGGACATGCTGAGCGTCGAAAGCTCAGAAATCATCAAATCCTTGTTCTTCAAAGGGATCATCGCCACGGTCACCCAGACCCTGGATATGCCCACGATCGAGGCCGTCGCCGACGAATTCGGCGTGCCTGTGCTGCAGGACGATGTGGAAGAGGCGGCCAAGAAGACCGTCGAAATGATCGAAGAGGCAGACAAGGCTCACCTAATCCGGCGTCCGCCCGTGGTCACCGTCATGGGCCACGTCGACCACGGCAAAACCAGCCTGCTGGATGCCATCCGTCAGGCCCGCGTCGCTGCGGGTGAAGCTGGAGGTATTACCCAGCACATCGGTGCGTATCAGGTTGAGATCGAGCACAACAACGAACAACGCAAGCTCACCTTCCTGGACACTCCTGGCCACGAAGCGTTTACCGCCATGCGAGCTCGCGGCACCAAGGTGACCGACGTGGCTGTGCTGGTGGTGGCCGCCGATGACGGCGTACGGCCGCAGACCCTAGAAGCCATCAGCCACGCCCGGGCCGCGGAAGTGCCGATTGTGGTAGCGATCAACAAGATCGACAAAGAAGGTTCATCGCCCGAAAGGGTGAAGCAGGAGCTGTCGGAGCAAAACCTGCTAGCTGAAGACTGGGGCGGCGATGTGGTGATGGTGCCGGTGAGCGCCATCAAGGGCGAAAACATCGACAAGCTGCTGGAAATGCTGCTGCTGGTCACCGAAGTGGAAGACCTGCAGGCGAACCCGGACCGCTTGGCCCGCGGCACAGTGATCGAAGCTCACCTCGACAAGGCCAAAGGCCCCGTGGCCACGCTGCTAGTGCAGAACGGCACCCTTAAGACCGGCGACGTGGTCGCCGCTGGTCCAGTGCTGGGCAAGGTGCGCGCCATGGTGGACGACAACCGCCAACGCCTCAAGGAAGCTGGTCCCTCCTTCGCTGTGGAGGCTCTTGGCTTCAGCGAGGTGCCCACCGCCGGTGATGAGTTCGAGGTGTACCCCGACGAGAAATCAGCCCGGGCGGTTGTAGGCGATCGTGCCTCCGATGCGCGTGCCACCCGTCTAGCTCAGCAGATGGCGTCACGACGCGTCTCGCTCACAGCCATGTCCGGCCAGGCGAATGATGGTGAGCTGAAGGAACTCAACCTGATTCTCAAAGCCGACGTTCAGGGCTCTGTGGAAGCCATCCTCGGATCGCTCGAGCAGCTGCCCAAAGATGAGGTGCAGGTTCGGGTGCTGCTGTCGGCACCTGGCGAGATCACCGAAACCGACGTCGACCTGGCAGCCGCCTCCGGCGCAGTGATCGTGGGTTTCAACACTTCCATGGCCTCCGGCGCCAAGAAAGCCGCGGATGCCACCGGGGTGGATGTACGCGACTACGACGTGATCTACAAGCTTCTGGAAGACATCCAGATGGCGATGGAAGGTTTGCTCGAACCGGAACTGGTAGAGGAAGCCCTGGGCGAAGCCGAGGTGCGCGCCGTCTTCACCATCGGCAAGAGCGCCGTGGCTGGCTGTTACGTCACCACCGGCAAGCTTCATCGCAACTGCCGGGTGCGGGTGCACCGCGGTAAACAGGTGGTTTACGAGGGCGACCTCGACTCTCTTCGTCGCAACAAGGACGACGTCAAAGAAGTGGCCACGGGCTTCGAATGCGGTGTCGGCACCGATCGGTTCGCCAACTGGGAAGAAGGCGATCGCATTGAAGCCTTCAAGATGGTTACTCAACGCCGCAAACTCACCACCTAA
- a CDS encoding DUF3493 domain-containing protein: MSENQRSKSRLDPALRERLLKESQTPWRGLRRLVWFALFASAGLGLFTMAFRASAGGTVDLSDFGIQGGALLLFSGLLWFDRNRGGSSDG; this comes from the coding sequence TTGTCCGAAAATCAGCGCTCCAAATCCCGCCTGGATCCAGCTTTGCGGGAACGTTTGCTCAAAGAGTCACAGACCCCCTGGCGTGGGCTCAGACGGCTGGTCTGGTTTGCTCTCTTTGCCTCCGCTGGGCTCGGCTTGTTCACGATGGCTTTCCGTGCTTCCGCCGGCGGCACTGTCGACCTTTCTGATTTCGGGATCCAGGGCGGTGCTCTCCTGCTCTTCTCCGGGCTGCTCTGGTTCGACCGGAACAGAGGCGGTAGCAGCGACGGTTGA
- a CDS encoding prohibitin family protein, protein MTTIFISGIAFLSSVFVVPAGEVGVITTLGKVSNTPREPGLNLKLPFIQSTHNFSVRTQVIPEKFSTLTKDLQVIEATATVKYAVKPGEAPRIYSTIATDDSAIYARVIQPSLLKSLKSVFSKYELDTIATDWNNISTLVQESVSNELSKFDYVAVKGLDITGLKIAEEYRAAIEQKQIAQQQLLRAKTEVQIAEQEALKFQTLTRSLNDSVLYKLFLDKWDGKTKVVPPIRGGSTPPVIVGQ, encoded by the coding sequence ATGACCACCATCTTCATTAGCGGCATCGCCTTTCTCTCCAGTGTGTTCGTTGTTCCCGCCGGCGAAGTTGGCGTTATCACCACCCTAGGGAAAGTCTCTAACACCCCAAGAGAGCCAGGCCTGAACCTCAAACTTCCGTTCATTCAGTCGACCCACAATTTCAGCGTCAGAACACAGGTCATCCCCGAAAAATTCTCAACGCTCACCAAAGACCTGCAGGTGATCGAAGCCACAGCCACAGTGAAATATGCGGTCAAGCCAGGGGAAGCCCCCAGGATCTACAGCACGATTGCCACCGATGACTCTGCGATTTACGCAAGGGTGATTCAGCCATCACTGCTGAAATCTCTGAAGTCGGTGTTCTCAAAGTATGAACTTGACACCATCGCCACCGACTGGAACAACATTTCCACCCTTGTACAAGAAAGCGTCTCCAATGAACTGAGCAAATTCGACTATGTAGCTGTCAAAGGCTTGGACATCACTGGCCTCAAGATTGCTGAGGAATACCGAGCAGCAATCGAGCAGAAGCAAATCGCTCAACAGCAACTTTTGCGCGCCAAAACAGAGGTTCAGATCGCCGAGCAAGAGGCCCTGAAGTTTCAGACCTTGACCCGCTCGCTCAATGACAGCGTTCTCTACAAGTTGTTCCTTGACAAGTGGGACGGAAAAACAAAGGTGGTTCCACCCATTCGCGGGGGGAGCACGCCGCCGGTGATTGTCGGGCAATAA
- the gluQRS gene encoding tRNA glutamyl-Q(34) synthetase GluQRS, with protein sequence MVVPVHLQQHLDAGRALATAGGYRGRFAPSPTGVLHLGNLQTALLSWLAARHAGGAWLLRIDDLDTPRSRAGAIEAIQSDLRWLGLEWDGPVLLQSERRGIYYSWLSWLRRSGRLFACRCSRRELADQPIYSGFCRMAGHSWGWQEQRLPSWRLRVADHDPHGSGDVVLRRADGFIAYQLATVIDELSFGITDVVRGADLREALPAQRSLFAALGESPPQFRHGPLLCDASGQKLSKREASSGLESLRTAGLDAAAVIGRLASGLQLLEPGTRLSAPELLEHLTQQKINAVIS encoded by the coding sequence ATGGTTGTTCCGGTGCATCTGCAGCAACATCTGGATGCAGGGCGTGCCTTGGCTACCGCCGGTGGCTATCGCGGCCGTTTCGCCCCATCGCCAACGGGGGTGCTCCACCTCGGCAACCTACAAACGGCTCTGTTGTCATGGTTGGCGGCACGTCATGCCGGTGGTGCCTGGTTGCTGCGCATTGATGACCTCGATACGCCGCGCAGCCGCGCCGGTGCCATCGAGGCGATCCAAAGTGATTTGCGCTGGCTGGGCCTTGAGTGGGATGGCCCGGTGCTGCTCCAGAGCGAGCGGCGTGGCATTTACTACTCCTGGTTGTCGTGGTTGCGCCGCTCCGGACGTTTGTTCGCCTGTCGCTGCTCCCGGCGGGAACTTGCCGATCAGCCGATCTACTCCGGCTTCTGCCGGATGGCTGGGCATAGCTGGGGCTGGCAAGAACAGCGGCTTCCCAGTTGGCGCCTACGGGTTGCCGACCACGATCCCCACGGCAGTGGCGATGTGGTGCTGCGGCGAGCCGATGGCTTCATTGCTTACCAGCTAGCCACCGTGATCGACGAACTCAGTTTCGGCATCACCGACGTGGTGCGTGGTGCTGATCTGCGCGAGGCCTTGCCAGCCCAGCGCAGCCTGTTCGCGGCCCTAGGTGAATCTCCTCCCCAGTTCCGCCATGGGCCGCTGCTTTGTGATGCCAGCGGCCAGAAGCTGTCCAAGCGTGAGGCCAGCTCAGGCCTGGAATCGCTCCGCACCGCAGGGTTGGATGCGGCCGCTGTGATCGGGCGATTGGCCTCAGGTCTTCAGCTGCTTGAACCTGGGACACGTCTCAGTGCACCAGAGTTGCTTGAACACTTGACGCAGCAGAAGATCAATGCAGTGATTTCTTAA
- a CDS encoding HU family DNA-binding protein produces MNKADLVNLVAARTELTKTDVSMVVDAAIDTIIDSVVEGKKVSILGFGSFEPRERSARQGLNPKTGEKIAIPAKRVPAFTAGKMFKDRVQG; encoded by the coding sequence ATGAACAAAGCTGATCTGGTGAATCTGGTGGCTGCTCGCACCGAGCTCACCAAGACCGACGTTTCCATGGTTGTCGACGCCGCCATCGACACGATCATCGATTCCGTGGTGGAAGGTAAGAAGGTGTCCATCCTGGGTTTCGGGTCCTTTGAACCTCGTGAGCGCTCCGCCCGTCAGGGTCTGAACCCCAAGACCGGTGAGAAGATCGCGATTCCCGCCAAGCGCGTTCCCGCCTTCACCGCCGGCAAGATGTTCAAAGATCGCGTTCAGGGCTGA
- a CDS encoding MBL fold metallo-hydrolase yields MAMTTTLEAGRPPHQLRDDLWLFPPNRDSQGGSSWWLDLEPEPVLVDCPPLTEASLAALRQLAGTRKPRILLTSREGHGCLRRVQERLGWPVLVQEQEAYLLPNVEPLETFSEEHTTVSGLRLLWTPGPTPGSCVVFAPAPNELLFCGRLLTPWAPGQLAPMRHARTFHWPRQLNSVAKLRAWIPSDASPQLLSGSALGALRGERLVSFSGWSDVADNC; encoded by the coding sequence ATGGCGATGACCACCACACTTGAAGCCGGTCGGCCGCCGCACCAGCTGCGCGACGACCTCTGGTTGTTTCCACCCAATCGCGACAGCCAGGGCGGCAGTTCCTGGTGGCTCGATCTCGAGCCCGAGCCCGTGCTGGTGGACTGTCCGCCGTTGACGGAGGCCAGCCTCGCTGCCCTGCGCCAGCTGGCGGGAACCCGCAAGCCAAGGATCCTGCTCACCAGTCGTGAAGGGCATGGGTGCCTGCGTCGCGTTCAGGAGCGCTTGGGATGGCCGGTGCTGGTGCAGGAACAGGAGGCGTATCTCCTGCCCAATGTTGAGCCGTTGGAGACCTTCTCCGAGGAACACACTACGGTGAGCGGTTTGCGGCTGTTGTGGACGCCGGGTCCGACGCCGGGGAGCTGTGTGGTGTTCGCTCCGGCACCAAATGAGCTGTTGTTCTGCGGGCGTTTGCTGACGCCATGGGCTCCAGGGCAGCTCGCACCGATGCGCCATGCCCGCACATTTCATTGGCCCAGACAGCTGAACAGTGTGGCCAAACTCAGGGCTTGGATTCCTTCAGATGCCAGTCCCCAACTACTTTCTGGGTCTGCGCTTGGTGCCTTGCGTGGGGAGCGGCTCGTGTCCTTCAGCGGTTGGAGCGATGTTGCGGACAACTGCTAA
- a CDS encoding glycogen-debranching protein, with protein MYQHALSGIHPGSPWPLGSSLTNRGVNFVLAAPGADRIELLLYSNSNERSPERVIELDGRRHRSGDYWHVEVEGLGEGCCYGYRVFGPLAPGGHGFQPSKVLLDPAARAISGWNVYDRVLATGPSPNAHACLKAVVCERDLFDFQAHPRPRHSWQRTVIYELHVGGFTGREDAGVAAEHRGTYLGLIEKLPYLKELGITAVELLPVFCFDPADAPPGRDNVWGYSPISWFAPHHGYCSSGDPLLARHEVRQLVAASHDAGIEVLLDVVYNHTTEGNRHGPTLSWRGCADNVYYQQNDDGDYQDVSGCGNSIAANAPISTRLILESMRCWALELGVDGFRFDLGIALSRGDQLNPLDEPPLFTAMEADPQLSDLKLVSEPWDCGGLYRLEDFPAKRIGTWNGHFRDGVRRFWKGDDHTTWTLAQRFKGSPDLYEGKPVALGRSVNFITAHDGFTLVDLVSYNRKHNLANGEDNRDGENHNNSWNHGIEGPSSNPLVQSLRRRQQRNLLSSLLLARGVPMLLMGDEVGRSQGGNNNSWCQNSPLGWMVWDEDHCDVELKQFLQRLLRLRQALPQLFNPLIPPRESNRKSAEQPSAQRSDLWRQWHGVNLAKPDWAAWSRTTATSLHSGSRGALLWMGFNAYKESLSFELPVPASPWKRLIDTSLPSPKDFPAEPANFSGVEIPLQSRSFVLLLAEEETTGLRL; from the coding sequence ATGTACCAACATGCCTTGAGTGGCATTCACCCCGGTTCTCCTTGGCCATTGGGCAGCAGCCTCACCAACCGAGGGGTGAACTTCGTGTTGGCAGCTCCCGGGGCCGACCGCATCGAATTGCTGCTGTACAGCAACAGCAACGAGCGCAGTCCGGAGCGGGTGATCGAACTGGATGGTCGACGTCACCGCTCAGGCGACTACTGGCACGTCGAGGTCGAAGGACTCGGCGAAGGCTGCTGTTACGGCTACCGGGTCTTCGGGCCGCTAGCGCCGGGGGGGCATGGCTTCCAGCCCTCCAAGGTGCTGCTGGACCCCGCCGCACGGGCCATCAGTGGCTGGAACGTCTACGACCGGGTGCTGGCCACCGGACCCTCACCCAACGCCCATGCCTGCCTCAAGGCGGTGGTGTGCGAACGGGACCTGTTCGATTTTCAGGCCCATCCGCGCCCACGCCACAGCTGGCAACGCACGGTGATCTACGAGCTGCACGTGGGAGGCTTCACCGGCCGCGAGGATGCAGGGGTCGCCGCAGAGCACCGCGGCACCTACCTCGGCTTGATCGAGAAGCTGCCCTACCTCAAGGAGCTGGGCATCACGGCAGTTGAGCTGTTGCCGGTGTTTTGTTTCGACCCGGCCGATGCCCCCCCGGGGCGCGACAACGTGTGGGGATACAGCCCCATTAGCTGGTTCGCACCCCACCACGGCTACTGCAGCAGCGGCGATCCGCTACTGGCCCGACATGAAGTGCGCCAACTGGTGGCCGCCTCCCATGACGCCGGCATCGAGGTGCTGCTGGATGTTGTCTACAACCACACCACCGAGGGCAACCGCCATGGCCCAACGCTGAGCTGGCGCGGCTGTGCCGACAACGTTTACTACCAGCAAAACGACGACGGCGATTATCAGGACGTGAGCGGCTGCGGCAACTCAATCGCCGCCAATGCGCCGATCAGCACCCGGCTGATCCTCGAGTCGATGCGCTGCTGGGCATTGGAGCTGGGGGTGGATGGCTTCCGCTTCGACCTAGGCATCGCCCTGAGCCGCGGCGATCAACTCAACCCCCTAGACGAGCCGCCCCTATTCACAGCTATGGAGGCCGACCCGCAGCTGAGCGACCTCAAATTGGTCAGCGAACCTTGGGACTGCGGAGGCCTGTATCGGCTGGAGGATTTTCCCGCCAAGCGGATCGGCACCTGGAACGGTCATTTCCGCGACGGGGTGCGGCGCTTCTGGAAGGGTGACGACCACACCACCTGGACCCTGGCCCAGCGGTTCAAGGGCAGCCCCGATCTCTATGAGGGCAAGCCCGTGGCCCTGGGGCGTTCGGTGAACTTCATCACCGCCCATGACGGCTTCACCCTGGTGGATCTGGTGAGCTACAACCGCAAGCACAACCTGGCCAACGGCGAAGACAACCGCGATGGCGAGAACCACAACAACAGCTGGAACCACGGCATAGAAGGGCCCAGCAGCAACCCGCTTGTGCAATCCCTGCGGCGGCGGCAGCAACGCAACCTGCTCAGCTCGCTGCTGCTGGCCCGTGGCGTGCCGATGCTGCTGATGGGCGATGAAGTAGGCCGGAGTCAGGGGGGCAACAACAACAGCTGGTGCCAGAACAGCCCTCTGGGCTGGATGGTCTGGGATGAAGACCACTGCGACGTGGAACTAAAGCAATTTCTGCAGCGCCTGCTGCGGCTACGCCAGGCCTTACCGCAACTGTTCAATCCACTCATACCGCCGCGGGAAAGCAACCGCAAATCAGCGGAGCAACCATCGGCGCAGCGAAGCGATCTCTGGCGTCAATGGCACGGGGTGAACCTGGCCAAACCCGATTGGGCGGCCTGGAGTCGCACCACCGCCACCAGCCTCCACAGCGGCAGCCGCGGTGCCCTGCTCTGGATGGGCTTCAACGCCTACAAGGAAAGCCTCAGTTTTGAGTTGCCGGTTCCGGCCTCGCCCTGGAAACGGTTGATCGACACCTCCCTGCCCAGTCCCAAGGATTTCCCAGCAGAACCGGCCAACTTCAGCGGAGTGGAGATTCCGCTGCAGAGCCGCAGTTTCGTGCTGCTGCTTGCCGAAGAGGAAACGACTGGCCTTCGATTGTGA
- a CDS encoding MFS transporter, with the protein MLAYGLGDAGTGLAATQLGFYLFPFFICAVGLPAFIAGSLLTVSKVWDALNDPLIGWLSDHTRSRWGPRLPWILTAALPLGISLAAMWWVPPGNTVQRTIYYAVMAVLLMTAYTSVNLPYAALSTELTPDTAIRTRLNAARFTGSILAGLSGLIVASVVLTDGGGGYLAMGRITGSIAATTTLLCCWGLAPYAKRAQRPVPNNEAPMQQLKRVLANPRFRQVLGLYLLLWFGLQLMQVVALIWLVQVVHVPANLSTWILLPFQIAALLGLQLWSNLCNRIGRVATLRWGAGLWISACLLSMLFPPLAADPSLLQLLPLVGLIALVGVGAATAYLIPWSLLPDAIDADPSKPAGLYTAWMVFGQKLIIGLTMSVFGSLLSLTGYISAKGGNCGGALSFIEQPVSALLAIRLCMGLIPAILVLLGLVVMRGWPDRGAHLQKAAG; encoded by the coding sequence ATGCTTGCTTACGGCCTGGGCGACGCCGGCACCGGACTTGCCGCTACCCAGCTGGGCTTCTATCTCTTCCCCTTTTTCATCTGCGCCGTAGGCCTGCCGGCCTTCATCGCTGGTTCCCTGCTCACGGTGAGCAAGGTCTGGGATGCCCTGAATGACCCGTTAATCGGCTGGCTCAGCGATCACACCCGCAGCCGCTGGGGCCCGCGCCTGCCCTGGATCCTGACGGCAGCCCTACCGCTGGGCATCAGCCTGGCGGCGATGTGGTGGGTGCCACCGGGCAACACAGTGCAGCGCACGATCTACTACGCCGTCATGGCGGTCTTACTAATGACCGCTTACACCAGCGTCAACCTGCCCTACGCCGCCCTCAGCACCGAGCTCACGCCCGACACCGCCATTCGCACCCGCCTGAATGCGGCACGGTTCACCGGCTCCATCCTGGCCGGCCTGAGCGGACTGATTGTGGCCTCGGTGGTGCTCACCGATGGGGGCGGGGGCTACCTGGCCATGGGCCGGATCACCGGCAGCATCGCTGCCACCACCACACTGCTCTGCTGCTGGGGGCTGGCCCCCTACGCCAAGCGGGCCCAACGGCCGGTGCCCAACAACGAAGCGCCGATGCAGCAGCTGAAACGGGTGCTGGCCAACCCCCGCTTCCGCCAAGTACTGGGGCTGTACCTGCTGCTCTGGTTCGGCCTGCAACTGATGCAGGTGGTGGCCTTGATCTGGCTAGTGCAGGTGGTGCATGTGCCCGCCAACCTTTCCACCTGGATCCTGTTGCCTTTTCAGATCGCTGCCCTGCTTGGCCTTCAGCTCTGGAGCAACCTCTGCAACCGCATCGGACGGGTGGCCACCCTGCGCTGGGGCGCGGGGCTGTGGATCAGCGCTTGCCTGCTCTCGATGCTGTTCCCGCCACTGGCGGCAGATCCCAGCCTGCTGCAGCTGTTGCCGCTGGTGGGGCTGATTGCCCTGGTAGGGGTGGGGGCCGCCACCGCCTATCTGATCCCTTGGTCTCTGCTGCCCGATGCAATCGACGCTGACCCGAGCAAACCCGCCGGGCTCTACACCGCCTGGATGGTGTTCGGCCAGAAGCTGATCATCGGCCTCACCATGTCGGTGTTCGGCAGCCTGCTCTCGCTCACGGGCTACATCTCCGCCAAGGGAGGCAACTGCGGTGGGGCGCTGAGTTTCATCGAACAGCCAGTTTCAGCCCTGCTGGCAATCCGGCTCTGCATGGGTCTGATTCCCGCCATCCTGGTGCTGCTTGGCCTTGTGGTGATGCGAGGCTGGCCTGACCGTGGAGCCCACCTGCAGAAGGCCGCCGGATGA
- a CDS encoding ABC transporter permease: MNTPRSIKRLGASLLIGGQAVAATLRGRIDRGELFEQMLDAGPGSVLIVLIISVAAGSVFNIQVAAELTRQGAGSTVGGILAIGLAREIAPLLTSCLLAGKVATAYAAQLGTMKVTEQIDAITMLRTDPVEYLVVPRMIAMLVMAPVQCFFFFLMAVWSGQLTSTALYNIPPAVFWTSVRTWMAPLDLPFMLVKALVFGMIIATVACGWGLTTRGGPKEVGTSTTGAVVMILILVALMDVVLTQVLFGA; encoded by the coding sequence ATGAACACGCCCCGTTCGATCAAACGCCTGGGCGCCAGCCTGCTGATCGGAGGCCAGGCCGTGGCCGCCACTCTGCGCGGCCGCATTGATCGAGGGGAGCTGTTTGAGCAAATGCTCGACGCAGGCCCGGGGAGCGTGCTGATCGTGCTGATCATCTCGGTAGCCGCCGGCTCGGTGTTCAACATTCAGGTGGCCGCAGAACTCACCCGCCAGGGGGCGGGATCAACGGTGGGCGGCATCCTGGCGATCGGCCTGGCGCGGGAGATCGCCCCCCTGCTCACCTCCTGCCTGCTAGCGGGCAAGGTGGCCACCGCCTACGCCGCCCAGCTGGGCACGATGAAGGTGACCGAACAGATCGACGCGATCACGATGCTGCGCACCGACCCTGTGGAGTACCTGGTGGTGCCCCGGATGATCGCGATGTTGGTAATGGCACCGGTGCAGTGCTTCTTCTTCTTCCTTATGGCTGTGTGGTCTGGCCAACTCACCAGCACAGCCCTCTACAACATCCCCCCGGCGGTGTTCTGGACCTCGGTGCGCACCTGGATGGCCCCGCTGGACCTGCCGTTCATGCTGGTGAAGGCCCTAGTGTTCGGAATGATCATCGCGACGGTGGCCTGCGGCTGGGGACTGACGACCCGCGGCGGACCCAAGGAAGTGGGCACCAGCACCACCGGCGCGGTGGTGATGATCCTGATCCTTGTGGCCCTGATGGATGTTGTTCTCACCCAGGTGCTGTTCGGAGCATGA